The following are encoded in a window of Oreochromis aureus strain Israel breed Guangdong linkage group 10, ZZ_aureus, whole genome shotgun sequence genomic DNA:
- the snx12 gene encoding sorting nexin-12 isoform X2 yields MSDPVVADTRRLNSKPQDLTDAYGPPSNFLEIDVYDPQIVGVGRGRYTTYEVRMRTNLPIFKLKDSCVRRRYSDFEWLKNELERDSKIVVPPLPGKALKRQLPFRSDEGLFDESFIEERRSGLEQFINRIAGHPLAQNERCLHMFLQEETIDRNYIPGKV; encoded by the exons ATGTCAGATCCTGTGGTGGCCGATACTCGCCGGTTGAATTCCAAGCCCCAGGACCTGACTGATGCTTACGGTCCCCCCAGCAATTTCCTGGAGATAGACGTTTATGATCCACAAATCGTTGGAGTCGGACGGGGCCGTTACACAACTTACGAAGTTCGCATGAGG ACGAACCTTCCCATTTTCAAATTAAAGGACTCCTGTGTGAGGAGAAGATACAGCGACTTTGAGTGGTTAAAGAATGAGCTGGAAAGAGACAGTAAG ATTGTAGTACCACCTCTGCCGGGCAAGGCCCTGAAGAGACAGTTGCCCTTTCGCAGTGATGAGGGTCTTTTTGACGAGTCGTTCATTGAGGAGCGAAGATCGGGCCTGGAGCAGTTTATCAACAG AATTGCAGGTCACCCCTTGGCCCAGAACGAGCGCTGTCTTCACATGTTTCTTCAAGAGGAAACCATTGACCGTAACTACATTCCTGGAAAA gtaTGA
- the snx12 gene encoding sorting nexin-12 isoform X1 — translation MSDPVVADTRRLNSKPQDLTDAYGPPSNFLEIDVYDPQIVGVGRGRYTTYEVRMRTNLPIFKLKDSCVRRRYSDFEWLKNELERDSKIVVPPLPGKALKRQLPFRSDEGLFDESFIEERRSGLEQFINRIAGHPLAQNERCLHMFLQEETIDRNYIPGKVRH, via the exons ATGTCAGATCCTGTGGTGGCCGATACTCGCCGGTTGAATTCCAAGCCCCAGGACCTGACTGATGCTTACGGTCCCCCCAGCAATTTCCTGGAGATAGACGTTTATGATCCACAAATCGTTGGAGTCGGACGGGGCCGTTACACAACTTACGAAGTTCGCATGAGG ACGAACCTTCCCATTTTCAAATTAAAGGACTCCTGTGTGAGGAGAAGATACAGCGACTTTGAGTGGTTAAAGAATGAGCTGGAAAGAGACAGTAAG ATTGTAGTACCACCTCTGCCGGGCAAGGCCCTGAAGAGACAGTTGCCCTTTCGCAGTGATGAGGGTCTTTTTGACGAGTCGTTCATTGAGGAGCGAAGATCGGGCCTGGAGCAGTTTATCAACAG AATTGCAGGTCACCCCTTGGCCCAGAACGAGCGCTGTCTTCACATGTTTCTTCAAGAGGAAACCATTGACCGTAACTACATTCCTGGAAAAGTACGACACTAG